A single Lactuca sativa cultivar Salinas chromosome 8, Lsat_Salinas_v11, whole genome shotgun sequence DNA region contains:
- the LOC111913695 gene encoding equilibrative nucleotide transporter 1: MGGTTTSPTADVTAVNDSESPTLPLLSESNSKIPEDSYHLAYIIYFILGTGYLIPWNAFITAVDYFSYLYPDASVDRVFAVVYMVVGLISLLVIIFYADKSHSFVRINVGLGLFVVSLLVVPVMDVTYIKGQVGVYGGFYVSVAAVALAGLADALVQGGVIGAAGEMPERYMQAVVAGTAASGVLISILRIFTKAVYSQDAQGLRKSANLYFLVSIIVMIICIVLHNIAHRLPVIKHYNELKIQAVNSEKEEKGAVTGAREIMEAVKWYGIGVIILYVVTLAIFPGYITEDVHSEILNDWYPIILIAAFNVCDLIGKCLTAVYVVENAKVAIGASFARLLFFPVYLACLHGPMVLRTEIPVTIVTCLLGLTNGYLTSCLLMVGPKTVPLQHAETAGTVLVLFLVLGLACGSVVSWFWVI; the protein is encoded by the exons ATGGGCGGCACAACGACTTCCCCCACGGCGGACGTTACCGCCGTTAACGACTCCGAATCACCAACGCTCCCCCTCCTCTCAGAATCCAACTCCAAAATCCCCGAAGACTCGTACCATTTAGCCTACATAATCTACTTCATCCTTGGCACAGGTTACTTGATTCCATGGAACGCATTCATCACAGCCGTCGATTACTTTTCATATCTCTACCCCGACGCCTCCGTCGACCGTGTTTTCGCCGTCGTTTACATGGTTGTAGGCCTCATATCTCTCCTCGTCATCATCTTCTACGCAGACAAATCTCATTCCTTCGTCAGGATTAACGTAGGTCTCGGTCTGTTTGTTGTATCGTTGCTTGTCGTCCCTGTGATGGATGTAACGTATATCAAGGGTCAGGTCGGGGTTTACGGCGGGTTTTACGTATCTGTGGCGGCGGTGGCGTTGGCTGGTCTCGCCGATGCGTTGGTTCAAGGCGGAGTGATTGGAGCCGCCGGTGAAATGCCGGAGAGGTATATGCAAGCTGTCGTTGCTGGAACTGCTGCTTCAG GGGTTCTCATATCGATTCTAAGAATCTTCACGAAAGCAGTATATTCACAAGACGCTCAAGGGCTACGAAAAAGCGCAAATCTCTACTTCTTAGTCAGCATAATCGTAATGATCATATGCATCGTATTACATAACATAGCTCACAGACTCCCCGTCATCAAACACTACAACGAGTTAAAAATCCAAGCCGTGAACAGCGAAAAAGAAGAGAAAGGCGCCGTCACCGGAGCTCGGGAAATCATGGAAGCAGTAAAATGGTACGGAATCGGCGTCATCATCCTCTACGTTGTAACTTTAGCTATATTTCCCGGGTATATTACAGAAGATGTTCATTCCGAAATCCTCAATGATTGGTATCCGATCATTCTTATTGCTGCTTTCAACGTGTGTGACCTAATCGGGAAATGTTTGACTGCGGTTTATGTGGTGGAGAATGCTAAGGTGGCTATCGGTGCTTCATTTGCTCGGCTTTTATTTTTTCCGGTGTACTTGGCTTGTTTACATGGTCCGATGGTTCTTCGGACTGAGATTCCGGTGACTATTGTGACTTGTCTTCTAGGGCTTACGAATGGCTACTTGACTAGCTGTTTGCTGATGGTGGGTCCTAAAACGGTGCCGCTTCAACATGCTGAGACAGCTGGGACTGTGCTTGtgttgttcttggttttgggtctGGCTTGTGGTTCGGTGGTTAGTTGGTTTTGGGTCATTTGA